A region of Streptomyces sp. NBC_01750 DNA encodes the following proteins:
- a CDS encoding TIGR03086 family metal-binding protein, whose product MDKNTVYPHLTECAAEAARIARGVSADQLSAPTPCKEWDVRGLVNHLVLYSSHGLEHRALRKQLPEELTGRDFTTDADWAEQYAAQLDRAVAAWSDPAVWEGEVDLGSAAMPAPVIASLITKELAVHGWDLARATGQDYRISDAAAALILTVVDEHAEIYRQYDGFADAVPLPDGAPAFDRALADSGRDPRWA is encoded by the coding sequence ATGGACAAGAACACCGTGTACCCGCACCTGACGGAATGCGCCGCCGAAGCCGCCCGGATCGCCCGTGGCGTCAGCGCCGACCAGCTGTCCGCACCCACGCCCTGCAAGGAGTGGGACGTCCGCGGACTCGTCAACCATCTCGTCCTCTACTCCTCCCACGGCCTCGAGCACCGCGCCCTGCGCAAGCAGCTCCCCGAGGAGCTCACCGGCCGCGACTTCACCACCGATGCCGACTGGGCGGAGCAGTACGCCGCTCAGCTGGACCGCGCCGTCGCCGCCTGGTCCGATCCGGCCGTCTGGGAGGGCGAGGTGGACCTCGGTTCCGCCGCGATGCCCGCGCCCGTGATCGCCTCCCTGATCACCAAGGAACTGGCCGTCCACGGCTGGGACCTGGCCCGCGCGACCGGGCAGGACTACCGGATCTCGGACGCTGCCGCGGCGCTGATCCTGACCGTCGTCGACGAGCACGCCGAGATCTACCGCCAGTACGACGGCTTCGCCGACGCGGTGCCGCTGCCGGACGGGGCACCGGCCTTCGACCGGGCCCTGGCCGACAGCGGACGGGACCCGCGGTGGGCTTGA
- a CDS encoding sirohydrochlorin chelatase, whose translation MRSPVLLVIAHGSRDPRHAATVHALVERARSLRPGLRVETGFLDFNAPSVPRVLERFAADGVEDVVALPLLLTRAFHAKADIPAVLHEASARLPRLRIRQAEVLGPSPLLLSALEKRLYEAGLDPSRKSSTGLVLASAGSTDPEAIAVIADIARELRHTGWCAVRPAFASASLPRTEEAVRALRDEGVRRVAVAPYVIAPGFLPDRIARGAEEADVIADVLGAAPELARLLLLRCDEARVDRPLANTA comes from the coding sequence ATGCGCAGCCCCGTCCTCCTCGTCATCGCCCACGGCAGCCGCGACCCGCGGCATGCGGCGACCGTGCACGCCCTGGTGGAGCGTGCCAGGTCGCTGCGGCCGGGGCTGCGCGTGGAGACGGGCTTCCTGGACTTCAACGCCCCTTCCGTGCCACGGGTGCTGGAGCGGTTTGCCGCGGACGGCGTGGAGGACGTGGTCGCGCTTCCGCTGCTGCTGACGCGCGCCTTCCACGCCAAGGCCGACATCCCCGCCGTACTGCACGAGGCCTCGGCGCGGCTGCCGCGGCTGCGGATCCGTCAGGCCGAGGTGCTCGGTCCGTCGCCGCTGCTGCTCTCCGCCCTCGAAAAGCGGTTGTACGAGGCCGGGCTCGACCCGTCCCGGAAAAGCTCGACGGGGCTGGTCCTGGCCTCGGCGGGCTCCACAGACCCGGAGGCGATCGCAGTGATCGCAGACATAGCGCGGGAGCTGCGGCACACCGGTTGGTGCGCCGTGCGGCCTGCGTTCGCCTCCGCATCCCTTCCGCGCACCGAGGAGGCGGTACGGGCGCTCCGGGACGAGGGCGTACGGCGGGTGGCGGTGGCTCCGTACGTCATCGCTCCGGGCTTTCTCCCGGACCGCATCGCCCGCGGGGCCGAGGAGGCGGACGTGATCGCCGATGTCCTGGGCGCCGCGCCGGAGCTGGCGAGGCTGTTGCTCCTGCGCTGCGACGAGGCGCGGGTCGACCGGCCGCTGGCGAACACCGCCTGA
- a CDS encoding ABC transporter permease, producing MASTDIKQQPTDTGPDQLAGLEAGLDALDTRTAQRVPLGKTLLAKAVPPIAAIAIVLMAWQLAYHFEVKEHYLLPSPADVGRTLQDKWLDGTLLGFVWTSLSRGALGFLISVAVGTPLGLIVARVKVVRAAIGPILSGLQSLPSVAWVPAAIIWFGLTDATIYAVVLLGAVPSIANGLVSGVDQIPPLYLRAGRVIGATGLQGVRHVLLPAALPGYIAGLKQGWAFSWRSLMAAELIVNAADLGVGLGQLLEQGRELQDMSWVLSAILLILVVGIGIELLLFAPLERRVLRSRGLLVRN from the coding sequence ATGGCCAGCACTGACATCAAGCAACAGCCGACCGATACCGGACCCGACCAGCTCGCCGGTCTGGAGGCGGGGCTCGACGCCCTGGACACCCGGACCGCACAGCGTGTGCCGTTGGGCAAGACACTGCTGGCCAAGGCCGTACCGCCGATCGCGGCCATCGCGATCGTGCTGATGGCCTGGCAGCTCGCCTACCACTTCGAGGTGAAGGAGCACTACCTGCTCCCGAGCCCGGCGGACGTGGGCCGCACGCTCCAGGACAAGTGGCTCGACGGCACGCTCCTCGGCTTTGTGTGGACGAGCCTCTCGCGCGGCGCGCTCGGCTTCCTCATCTCTGTCGCGGTCGGCACACCGCTGGGGCTGATCGTGGCCCGGGTGAAGGTCGTACGCGCCGCGATCGGACCGATCCTGTCCGGACTGCAGTCACTCCCGTCCGTAGCCTGGGTGCCTGCCGCGATCATCTGGTTCGGCCTGACCGACGCCACCATCTACGCCGTCGTTCTGCTCGGCGCCGTGCCGTCGATCGCCAACGGCCTGGTCTCGGGCGTCGACCAGATCCCGCCGCTGTACCTCCGGGCGGGACGCGTCATCGGTGCGACCGGGCTGCAGGGCGTACGCCATGTGCTGCTGCCCGCCGCGCTGCCCGGGTACATCGCCGGCCTCAAGCAGGGCTGGGCGTTCTCCTGGCGCTCGCTGATGGCGGCCGAACTCATCGTCAACGCCGCCGATCTGGGCGTGGGCCTCGGTCAGTTGCTGGAACAGGGCCGCGAGCTTCAGGACATGTCCTGGGTCCTCAGCGCGATCCTGCTGATCCTCGTCGTCGGTATCGGTATCGAACTGCTCCTTTTCGCCCCTCTGGAGCGTCGCGTGCTGCGCAGCCGCGGTCTCCTCGTCAGGAACTGA
- a CDS encoding ABC transporter ATP-binding protein has protein sequence MSSTLTKAADEETAVSYAARIAHVSKSFGRPGAQQLVLDDISIDVAPGEFVTLLGASGCGKSTLLNLVAGLDRPSAGEIDVPGGRPALMFQEHALFPWLTAGKNIELALKMRGLQKPERRTEAERLLELVRLKGAYGKRVHELSGGMRQRVAMARAIAQASQLLLMDEPFAALDAITRDVLHDELTRIWRETNLSVLFVTHNVREAVRLAERVVLLSSRPGRIAREWEVGIPHPRRIEDSAVADLSVEITEQLRGEIRRHGQH, from the coding sequence ATGTCCAGCACGCTCACCAAGGCCGCCGACGAAGAAACCGCGGTGTCATACGCAGCGCGTATCGCCCATGTCTCCAAGTCCTTCGGCCGTCCGGGCGCCCAGCAGCTCGTTCTTGACGACATCAGCATCGATGTCGCGCCGGGCGAGTTCGTCACCCTCCTGGGGGCTTCCGGTTGCGGAAAGTCGACTCTGCTCAATCTCGTCGCGGGGCTCGACCGGCCGTCCGCCGGGGAGATCGACGTCCCCGGCGGCCGTCCGGCCCTGATGTTCCAGGAGCATGCGCTGTTCCCCTGGCTCACCGCGGGGAAGAACATCGAGCTCGCGCTGAAGATGCGCGGTCTGCAGAAGCCCGAGCGACGGACCGAGGCCGAACGGCTGCTGGAGCTCGTACGCCTCAAGGGTGCGTACGGCAAGCGGGTGCACGAGCTCTCCGGCGGCATGCGCCAGCGCGTGGCCATGGCCCGCGCCATCGCGCAGGCCAGCCAGCTGCTGCTGATGGACGAACCGTTCGCGGCGCTGGACGCCATCACCCGCGACGTTCTGCATGACGAACTGACCCGCATCTGGCGGGAGACGAACCTGTCCGTCCTCTTTGTCACCCACAACGTGCGGGAGGCCGTCCGGCTCGCGGAGCGGGTCGTCCTGCTCTCGTCCCGCCCGGGCCGCATCGCCCGCGAGTGGGAGGTCGGCATCCCGCATCCCCGCCGGATCGAGGATTCGGCGGTCGCCGACCTCTCCGTCGAGATCACTGAACAGCTCCGGGGGGAGATCCGCCGACATGGCCAGCACTGA
- a CDS encoding ABC transporter substrate-binding protein translates to MPATRTTLRRSLAAAAALPLLAVALTACGYGSEAKKDDDAAPAAKAEGKKLSADEVKIGYFANVTHATALVGLGRNGLIQKELGGTTVKPSVFNAGPAEIEALNSGAIDIGWIGPSPSINGYTKSKGKSLRIISGSASGGVSLVVNPKKIKSLDDLKGKKIATPQLGNTQDVALLNYLAEKGYKVDATSGKGDVSVSRTDNKVTPVAFKSGDIDGAWVPEPTASKLVAEGGKVLLDEKTLWPDKKFVITNVIVSQKFLTEHPDVVEAVLRGSVNTNAWIKANPEDAKKAVNAALEKETGKALPPEVIDPAFKNVDILNDPLASTLRTEADHAVKAGLLKEPALDSIYDLRLLNKVLKAAGQPEVADAGLGAK, encoded by the coding sequence GTGCCTGCCACCCGTACCACCCTGCGCCGCAGCCTCGCCGCTGCCGCCGCCCTCCCGCTGCTGGCCGTGGCGCTCACCGCATGCGGTTACGGCTCCGAGGCCAAGAAGGACGACGACGCGGCCCCGGCCGCGAAGGCCGAAGGCAAGAAGCTCTCCGCCGACGAAGTGAAGATCGGCTACTTCGCCAACGTCACTCACGCCACGGCCCTGGTCGGTCTGGGCAGGAACGGCCTGATCCAGAAGGAGCTCGGCGGCACGACCGTCAAGCCCTCCGTCTTCAACGCCGGTCCCGCCGAGATCGAGGCGCTCAACTCCGGTGCCATCGACATCGGCTGGATCGGTCCGTCGCCGTCGATCAACGGCTACACCAAGTCCAAGGGCAAGAGCCTGCGTATCATCTCCGGCTCCGCCTCCGGTGGTGTCTCGCTCGTCGTCAACCCGAAGAAGATCAAGTCTCTGGACGATCTCAAGGGCAAGAAGATCGCGACGCCGCAGCTCGGCAACACCCAGGACGTGGCGCTCCTCAACTACCTGGCCGAGAAGGGCTACAAGGTCGACGCGACGTCCGGCAAGGGCGACGTGTCCGTCTCGCGTACGGACAACAAGGTGACCCCGGTCGCCTTCAAGTCGGGCGACATCGACGGCGCCTGGGTCCCCGAGCCCACCGCTTCCAAGCTGGTTGCCGAGGGCGGCAAGGTCCTGCTCGACGAGAAGACACTCTGGCCGGACAAGAAGTTCGTCATCACGAACGTGATCGTCTCCCAGAAATTCCTCACGGAGCACCCGGACGTCGTCGAGGCCGTGCTGCGCGGCTCGGTGAACACCAACGCGTGGATCAAGGCGAACCCCGAGGACGCCAAGAAGGCTGTCAACGCCGCGCTGGAGAAGGAGACGGGCAAGGCGCTGCCGCCCGAGGTCATCGACCCCGCGTTCAAGAACGTCGACATCCTCAACGACCCGCTCGCGTCCACGCTGCGCACCGAGGCCGACCACGCGGTCAAGGCCGGGCTGCTCAAGGAACCGGCCCTCGACAGCATCTACGACCTGCGCCTGCTCAACAAGGTGCTGAAGGCTGCCGGACAGCCCGAGGTCGCCGACGCCGGTCTCGGCGCCAAGTAA
- a CDS encoding sulfate adenylyltransferase subunit 1 produces MTTTTGQLAGISATTLLRFATAGSVDDGKSTLVGRLLHDSKSVLTDQLEAVEHASRSRGQEAPDLALLTDGLRAEREQGITIDVAYRYFATARRRFILADTPGHVQYTRNMVTGASTAELAVVLVDARNGVVEQTRRHAAVAALLRVPHVVLAVNKMDLVDYAEPVFAAIAEEFTSYAASLGVPEITAIPISALTGDNVVEPSANMDWYGGPTVLEHLETVPVSHDLTSCHARLPVQYVIRPQTAEHPDYRGYAGQIAAGTFRVGEQVTVLPSGRTSKIAGIDLLGESVDIAWTPHSVTLLLEDDIDVSRGDLIVPTGDAPATTQDIEATVCHVADQPLTVGQRVLLKHTTRTVKAIVKEIPSRLTLEDLSQHPNPGQLVANDIGQVKVRTAEPLALDSYADSRRTGSFLLIDPADGTTLAAGMAGDAFATGAEVAHEADDEGWDF; encoded by the coding sequence ATGACCACCACGACCGGGCAACTCGCCGGGATCTCAGCCACCACCCTGCTGCGCTTCGCCACCGCCGGGTCCGTCGACGACGGCAAGTCGACCCTGGTGGGGCGGCTGCTGCACGACTCCAAGTCGGTTCTCACCGACCAGCTGGAGGCCGTCGAGCACGCTTCGCGTTCGCGCGGCCAGGAGGCGCCCGACCTGGCGCTGCTCACCGACGGTCTGCGGGCCGAGCGGGAGCAGGGCATCACCATCGATGTCGCCTACCGCTACTTCGCCACGGCGCGGCGGCGGTTCATCCTCGCCGACACTCCCGGGCATGTGCAGTACACCCGGAACATGGTCACCGGCGCGTCCACGGCCGAGCTCGCGGTGGTACTGGTCGACGCGCGCAACGGAGTCGTCGAGCAGACCCGCCGCCATGCCGCCGTCGCCGCCCTGCTGCGCGTCCCGCATGTCGTCCTCGCCGTCAACAAGATGGACCTCGTCGACTACGCCGAGCCCGTCTTCGCCGCGATCGCCGAGGAGTTCACCTCGTACGCCGCGTCCCTCGGCGTACCCGAGATCACCGCGATCCCGATCTCGGCGCTCACGGGCGACAACGTCGTGGAGCCCAGCGCCAACATGGACTGGTACGGCGGTCCGACCGTCCTGGAACACCTGGAGACGGTCCCGGTCAGCCACGATCTGACCAGCTGCCACGCCCGGCTCCCGGTGCAGTACGTGATCCGTCCGCAGACCGCCGAGCACCCCGACTACCGGGGTTACGCGGGCCAGATCGCCGCCGGCACGTTCCGGGTCGGCGAGCAGGTGACCGTGCTGCCGTCGGGCCGCACCTCGAAGATCGCCGGGATCGATCTGCTCGGCGAATCGGTGGACATCGCCTGGACCCCGCACTCCGTCACCCTCCTGCTGGAGGACGACATCGACGTCTCGCGCGGCGATCTGATCGTGCCGACCGGTGACGCGCCCGCGACCACGCAGGACATCGAGGCGACGGTCTGCCATGTCGCGGACCAGCCGCTCACCGTCGGCCAGCGGGTGCTGCTCAAGCACACCACCCGAACGGTCAAGGCGATCGTCAAGGAGATCCCCTCGCGGCTGACCCTCGAAGACCTCTCACAGCACCCGAACCCCGGTCAACTGGTCGCCAATGACATCGGTCAGGTCAAGGTCCGTACCGCCGAGCCGCTCGCGCTCGACTCGTACGCGGACTCCCGCCGCACGGGGTCGTTCCTGCTGATCGACCCCGCGGACGGCACCACGCTGGCGGCCGGCATGGCGGGCGACGCTTTCGCCACCGGCGCCGAGGTCGCGCACGAGGCCGACGACGAGGGGTGGGACTTCTGA
- the cysD gene encoding sulfate adenylyltransferase subunit CysD — protein sequence MTASATVLNEGTDSPYALSHLDALESEAVHIFREVAGEFERPVILFSGGKDSIVMLHLALKAFAPAPVPFTLLHVDTGHNFPEVLEYRDRTVAEHGLRLHVASVQEYIDAGKLRERPDGTRNPLQTVPLTEAIQQHRFDAVFGGGRRDEEKARAKERVFSLRDEFSQWDPRRQRPELWQLYNGRHAPGEHVRVFPLSNWTELDVWQYIEREKIELPEIYFAHEREVFKRSGMWLTAGEWGGPKESESVETRLVRYRTVGDMSCTGAVDSDAITLDDVIAEIAASRLTERGATRADDKMSEAAMEDRKREGYF from the coding sequence ATGACCGCGAGCGCGACGGTTCTCAACGAGGGCACCGACAGCCCGTACGCCCTGTCGCACCTGGACGCCCTGGAGTCGGAGGCGGTGCACATCTTCCGCGAGGTGGCGGGTGAGTTCGAGCGGCCGGTGATTCTCTTCTCCGGCGGCAAGGACTCGATCGTCATGCTGCATCTGGCGCTGAAGGCGTTCGCGCCGGCGCCGGTGCCGTTCACCCTGCTGCACGTGGACACCGGGCACAACTTCCCCGAGGTCCTGGAGTACCGCGACCGCACGGTCGCCGAGCACGGGCTGCGGCTGCATGTCGCCTCCGTACAGGAGTACATCGACGCCGGGAAGCTGCGGGAGCGCCCCGACGGGACGCGCAATCCCCTGCAGACCGTCCCGCTGACCGAGGCCATCCAGCAGCACCGCTTCGACGCGGTGTTCGGCGGCGGCCGCCGGGACGAGGAGAAGGCGCGCGCGAAGGAGCGGGTCTTCTCGCTGCGCGACGAGTTCTCCCAGTGGGACCCACGACGCCAGCGGCCCGAGCTGTGGCAGCTCTACAACGGCCGCCACGCGCCGGGCGAGCACGTCCGGGTGTTCCCGCTCTCCAACTGGACCGAGCTGGACGTCTGGCAGTACATCGAGCGCGAGAAGATCGAACTGCCCGAGATCTACTTCGCGCACGAGCGTGAGGTCTTCAAGCGCTCCGGCATGTGGCTGACCGCCGGTGAGTGGGGCGGCCCCAAGGAGAGCGAGAGCGTCGAGACGCGTCTCGTCCGCTACCGCACCGTCGGCGACATGTCCTGCACCGGTGCCGTCGACTCCGACGCCATCACGCTGGACGACGTGATCGCCGAGATCGCCGCATCCCGGCTCACCGAGCGGGGCGCGACCCGCGCCGACGACAAGATGTCCGAGGCCGCGATGGAAGACCGCAAGCGCGAGGGGTACTTCTAA
- the cysC gene encoding adenylyl-sulfate kinase, producing MNHDEKQREKNVTGATIWLTGLPSAGKTTIAYELADRLRAEGHRTEVLDGDEIREFLSAGLGFSREDRHTNVQRIGFVAELLASNGIKALVPVIAPYEDSREAVRKRHQSEGTAYLEVHVATPVEVCSVRDVKGLYAKQAAGEISGLTGVDDPYEQPQSPDLRIESHQQTVQESAAALHALLTERGLA from the coding sequence ATGAACCATGACGAGAAGCAGCGGGAGAAGAACGTGACTGGGGCCACCATCTGGCTGACCGGTCTGCCGAGCGCGGGCAAGACCACGATTGCCTACGAGCTGGCGGACCGGCTGCGCGCCGAGGGCCACCGGACCGAGGTGCTCGACGGCGACGAGATCCGCGAGTTCCTCTCGGCCGGTCTCGGCTTCAGCCGGGAGGACCGGCACACCAATGTCCAGCGGATCGGCTTCGTCGCGGAGCTGCTGGCGTCCAACGGCATCAAGGCGCTGGTTCCGGTCATCGCGCCGTACGAGGACAGCCGCGAGGCCGTCCGCAAGCGCCACCAGAGCGAGGGCACCGCGTATCTGGAGGTGCATGTCGCCACTCCGGTGGAGGTGTGCTCCGTACGCGATGTGAAGGGCCTCTACGCCAAGCAGGCGGCCGGCGAGATTTCCGGGCTGACCGGCGTCGACGACCCGTACGAACAGCCACAGAGCCCGGACCTGCGGATCGAGTCGCACCAGCAGACCGTGCAGGAGTCCGCAGCCGCGCTTCATGCGCTGCTCACCGAGAGGGGTCTGGCATGA
- a CDS encoding phosphoadenylyl-sulfate reductase: MTTVQAKEDLKALAERAGRELEEASPLEILTWAAETFGPRFCVTSSMEDAVVAHLASRAFPGVDVVFLDTGYHFPETIGTRDAVEAVMDVNVITLTPRQSVAEQDAEYGPKLHDRDPDLCCALRKVKPLEEGLTAYDAWATGLRRDESPTRANTPVVGWDEKRQKVKVSPIARWTQDDVDTYVAEHGVLTNPLLMDGYASVGCAPCTRRVLEGEDARAGRWAGRGKTECGLHG, from the coding sequence ATGACGACGGTTCAGGCCAAGGAAGATCTGAAGGCACTCGCCGAGCGGGCGGGGCGCGAGCTCGAAGAGGCATCACCGCTCGAGATCCTGACGTGGGCGGCCGAGACCTTCGGGCCGCGCTTCTGCGTGACCTCGTCCATGGAGGACGCGGTGGTCGCTCATCTCGCCTCCCGTGCCTTCCCCGGCGTGGACGTCGTCTTCCTCGACACCGGCTACCACTTCCCGGAGACCATCGGGACCCGGGACGCGGTGGAGGCCGTGATGGACGTCAATGTCATCACGCTCACCCCGCGCCAGTCCGTGGCCGAGCAGGACGCCGAGTACGGCCCGAAGCTGCACGACCGCGACCCCGACCTGTGCTGCGCGCTGCGCAAGGTCAAGCCCCTTGAAGAGGGTCTGACCGCGTACGACGCGTGGGCGACGGGCCTGCGCCGGGACGAGTCCCCGACCCGGGCGAACACCCCGGTCGTCGGCTGGGACGAGAAGCGGCAGAAGGTCAAGGTCTCGCCGATCGCACGCTGGACGCAGGACGACGTGGACACCTATGTCGCCGAGCACGGCGTACTCACCAACCCGCTGCTGATGGACGGTTACGCCTCCGTCGGCTGCGCGCCCTGCACCCGCCGGGTGCTGGAGGGCGAGGACGCACGCGCCGGTCGCTGGGCCGGCCGGGGCAAGACCGAGTGCGGGCTGCACGGCTGA
- a CDS encoding nitrite/sulfite reductase, whose translation MAATPEKPAPAAPRRKAGRHRGEGQWAVGHMTPLNANEQTKKDDDGLNVRTRIETIYAHRGFDSIDGADLRGRMRWWGLYTQRKPGIDGGKTAILEPEELDDKYFMMRVRIDGGRLTTEQLRVIGEISQEFARGTADITDRQNVQYHWIRIEDVPEIWKRLEAVGLSTTEACGDTPRTILGSPVAGVAENEIIDGSSAIDEIHRRFIGNPAYSNLPRKFKTAISGSPQLDVAHEINDIAFVGVNHPEHGPGFDLWVGGGLSTNPRLGVRLGAWVPLDEVPDVFGGVIGIFRDYGYRRLRTRARLKFLLADWGPEKFRQVLEDEYLKYQLVDGPAPEEPAEKWRDHLGVHRQKDGRFYIGFAPRVGRVDGTTLTKIAELAAAHGSGRLRTTTEQKMIVLDVTEDQVESLVTGLEALDLRVNASPFRRGTMACTGIEFCKLAIVETKARGASLIDELERRVPEFDEPITINLNGCPNACARIQVADIGLKGQLMLDKDGNQVEGFQVHLGGALGLEAGFGRKVRGLKVTSAELPDYVERVLKRFQAEREDGERFATWTARASEEALS comes from the coding sequence ATGGCCGCCACCCCCGAAAAGCCCGCACCCGCCGCGCCGCGCCGCAAGGCCGGACGCCACCGCGGCGAGGGTCAGTGGGCTGTTGGCCATATGACGCCGCTCAACGCAAACGAGCAGACGAAGAAGGACGACGACGGTCTCAATGTGCGGACACGCATTGAGACGATCTACGCCCATCGCGGCTTCGACTCGATCGACGGGGCCGATCTTCGCGGACGTATGCGCTGGTGGGGGCTGTACACCCAGCGCAAGCCCGGCATCGACGGCGGCAAGACCGCGATCCTCGAGCCGGAGGAGCTGGACGACAAGTACTTCATGATGCGCGTCCGTATCGACGGCGGCCGGCTGACCACCGAGCAGTTGCGGGTCATCGGCGAGATCTCGCAGGAGTTCGCGCGCGGCACCGCCGACATCACCGACCGGCAGAACGTCCAGTACCACTGGATCCGGATCGAGGACGTCCCGGAGATCTGGAAGCGGCTGGAGGCCGTGGGACTGTCCACGACCGAGGCCTGCGGTGACACACCCCGCACGATCCTCGGCTCGCCCGTGGCAGGCGTCGCCGAGAACGAGATCATCGACGGCTCGTCCGCCATCGACGAGATCCACCGCCGCTTCATCGGCAACCCCGCCTACTCGAACCTGCCGCGCAAGTTCAAGACGGCGATCTCCGGCTCCCCGCAGCTCGATGTCGCGCACGAGATCAACGACATCGCCTTTGTCGGCGTCAACCACCCCGAACACGGACCCGGTTTCGACCTGTGGGTCGGCGGCGGCCTCTCCACCAACCCCAGGCTCGGCGTCCGTCTCGGCGCCTGGGTGCCGCTCGACGAGGTGCCGGACGTGTTCGGCGGCGTCATCGGCATCTTCCGCGACTACGGCTACCGGCGGCTGCGCACCCGTGCCCGTCTGAAGTTCCTGCTCGCCGACTGGGGTCCGGAGAAGTTCCGCCAGGTCCTGGAGGACGAATACCTCAAGTACCAGCTCGTCGACGGTCCCGCGCCCGAGGAGCCGGCCGAGAAGTGGCGTGACCACCTAGGCGTGCACCGGCAGAAGGACGGCCGCTTCTACATCGGCTTCGCCCCGCGCGTCGGACGGGTCGACGGAACGACCCTGACGAAGATCGCCGAGCTCGCCGCGGCACACGGCTCCGGACGGCTGCGTACCACCACCGAGCAGAAAATGATCGTGCTCGATGTGACCGAGGACCAGGTCGAGTCGCTCGTCACGGGCCTCGAGGCCCTGGACCTGCGGGTCAACGCCTCCCCCTTCCGGCGGGGCACGATGGCCTGCACCGGCATCGAGTTCTGCAAGCTGGCGATCGTCGAGACCAAGGCGCGCGGTGCGTCACTGATCGACGAACTCGAGCGCCGTGTCCCCGAGTTCGACGAGCCGATCACCATCAACCTCAACGGCTGCCCCAACGCCTGCGCCCGTATCCAGGTCGCCGACATCGGTCTCAAGGGCCAGCTGATGCTGGACAAGGACGGCAACCAGGTCGAGGGCTTCCAGGTGCACCTCGGCGGCGCGCTGGGCCTCGAGGCCGGCTTCGGCCGCAAGGTCCGTGGCCTGAAGGTCACGTCGGCCGAGCTGCCCGACTACGTGGAGCGGGTCCTCAAGCGCTTCCAGGCGGAGCGCGAGGACGGCGAGCGCTTCGCGACCTGGACGGCACGTGCGTCCGAGGAGGCACTGTCGTGA
- a CDS encoding putative leader peptide: MSRAGIALVSRRHVDLGRMSSAICPVC, translated from the coding sequence ATGTCTCGAGCTGGAATTGCCTTGGTGAGTCGGCGGCACGTCGACCTCGGCCGCATGTCCAGCGCCATCTGTCCGGTCTGCTGA
- a CDS encoding GNAT family N-acetyltransferase, whose amino-acid sequence MSITVTTWSLEQTSPADLRPAAAPEGDLRIVRGEVPSPEFSRFLYTAVGGDIRWTDRLGMTYAQWEEMLARPGTETWVAYDKGTPAGYVELEAQDEGSVEIAYFGLIPAFRGRRIGGHLLSYGVARAWDLAERWPGLTPTKRVWLHTCSKDGPHAMDNYLRRGFTLFDTKTEKEPEVAVPGPWPGAHG is encoded by the coding sequence ATGAGCATCACTGTGACCACCTGGTCCCTGGAGCAGACCTCGCCGGCAGATCTGCGGCCGGCCGCCGCGCCCGAGGGGGATCTGCGGATCGTACGGGGCGAGGTGCCTTCGCCCGAGTTCAGCCGCTTTCTGTATACGGCCGTCGGCGGTGACATCCGCTGGACGGACCGGCTGGGCATGACGTACGCGCAGTGGGAGGAGATGCTCGCCAGGCCGGGCACCGAAACCTGGGTGGCGTACGACAAGGGGACACCGGCCGGCTATGTGGAGCTGGAGGCGCAGGACGAGGGCTCGGTCGAGATCGCCTACTTCGGGCTGATCCCGGCGTTTCGGGGCCGGCGGATCGGCGGCCATCTCCTCTCCTACGGTGTCGCGAGGGCCTGGGACCTCGCCGAGCGGTGGCCGGGGCTGACGCCGACGAAGCGGGTCTGGCTGCACACCTGCTCCAAGGACGGCCCGCATGCCATGGACAACTATCTGCGGCGCGGCTTCACTCTCTTCGACACCAAGACGGAGAAAGAGCCCGAGGTGGCGGTGCCCGGCCCCTGGCCAGGTGCCCACGGCTGA